The DNA region GTGAAATTCAGAGCCACCGGGAAGTATAAAAAtaagctccacctttaccatctgcaacattaaagtgatgtccACATTAATGCAACaatatttatatttcaataATGTAGTGTATATTATTGTGAACTGGGCCATTCTGCATTAtgactacttttactttttgtattctaagtataattttgtacttttactttagtacCATTTGGACTTTTACTTATAACAGAGTATCTCTAAACTATGGTACTGCTACTTTAACTTTGCCTTACCTTAttaagatctgaatacttctccCACCACtggtataaataaataaatgaataaataaatatagggATCAAATGTAGGGTTTTCATATTAACTAGTGATACATATTGGAAACTGTTTGAAGAAGTAGATCCTTTACTTATAAGTAAAAGTAACACCACAATGGAAAACTACtgcaagtaaaagtacagtatCATCAAAATTAATAATGCAAAAATTCCCATTTTAGTTTTAGTACAAaaattttacttttcatttctctacatttatttaactGCGATAAGCCCACATTTttcataaaaacacaattaactTTTACTATAATGAATTGCTTAagattaaaccagtggttctaAACATGTGCGGCTTGTTACCTGTAgcccattctcggaacccatcggctgtattcagcaTCTGACTTccgaatgtagagtctgtatatagagactacctGTAGCCTAACTGGTTTGGGCCCATTGTCTGCTTTCAGTCATTACAGTACCAAAGGGAGAATCCccctctaaacttctcagttgtGTCAATTTAATAACTGCTTGAGGTCTTTAGAGGTAAAAGTGTGCACtatttaaaaaggaaagaattgtttattttttaaagaagaaacatttaaatttgtGAGTAACATTATTCCAGATTTATTTGTGACCCTGTGGAGGGGGCCTGACCTTTAGCTTGTCTGGACTCAACTAAACTAACTGTAAATAAATGGATGTCATGTAGCATCCCATATTAGTCAGAAAGTCCATCTTTCTGCAGAATTAATACCTTTATTTTCCATACTTTGAAGCACTTTTACCTGCATTGTAGTTACATTGGCACTTACACTCAAGGATCTGAGTACCATTTCCGCCACTGATGTAGGCCTATTACCTTACCGTTAGTACTGCTGAAACACTGTGAGCAGGACTGCAGCTGTAGGAAGTAtaaatgtgccaaatttaaTATCTTCAAACAAGATAACTAAAATTCTTGGTAAGACCTTGTGTTAATTTTTCAGTTGCATGCCGCAGTCTGCAGTATCACATAACACAGTTCAGGGATCTTTTTATAAAAACTGCATATTCACAagacaaggcctgaaagaggtgtgtacttttttagtatggatcctgcacattgttttataaagaAGACCCCAAGTAGCCTAGAAATTTGACTATCACAGCTTGTTAGTGGCCTGAACCAAATGGCAGCAACACCTCTAAATGAAATGAGCTGTCGTATTAGGTTGcactgaaaacataaaaattatATACAGCACATTGCCCTGTGGGGCTGCAATTCATATTCCTCCCCAAATGTATCAATTGTTATATGTTGTTAAAGGTTAATAACACaatctgaatgaaaacaacataaCGTGAAATACGAACAAACACtgggtttaaataaaaaaattattttattatgaatCAAGAGATGCCATGGCAAACTGATACACTGAACTGGACGAACTGtcctaaaatgtaaaaaagaaaaaaattctaTATTTTCTTGTCATGCTTAACTGTTTTTTATCAAACAGACGACAAGCATATTTTCATACTGGaatattttttcccctcctttttTCAAGGAGAATTTGTCACAACAATGCAACAAAAATCAGACGAGCAGTCTCTCAATAGCCATCTGAACGGACTGAATCTGCGGCTTGAGCTGAGACCCCTCCTTTATGGTGACTGAGGTAGCGATGACGGGGCGTGACACCCCACAGGCCCGACCCAGGGCCTGCTTGGAGCGGACAAACACGTACGGGACGTTCTTGTCCTCACAGAGCAGCGGCAGGTGGAGGATGATCTCCAGTGGTTCAGCATCAGCAGCCATCACAATAAACTCAGCAATGCCTCTGTTCAGGGTTTTAGtggctggggaaaaaaaaacagatcacaGTTAGTACAATGTATTTAAGACTATTAATATATCATCACTGCTACTCTGTAGACTGCTAGTTTGATTCTGAAATTAACCTACAAATTCTTttcttgtttattcatttagtcTATTTGAGCAGTACACCCATCCTTGTAGCTCTACAATACTAACAGTGAATTGTGAAGGACATACAATGAAGTTTCTTTTCCAAGTCAGGGTCTTTTAAATCCACACATTTGAGATCCAGCTATCTGTAGGTGTTATTTTAAATGGACCACCTTTCACAGACATTCTTGGATGTTGCATTGCTACTTTAAGTGGCGGATAATCAAACTACCCACTAGTCACATTCTAGTCTTGGTGTTAATGTTTCCTCACCTTCATTAGCTCCCTTCCTCAGCTGCTTGTAGTTGGAGGCTTGCTGCACCAGGTCCAGGATAGTTTTGGTCAGCGTGGCGTCAGCCAGCGGGTAGGCCTTTGGGTTCACTGCGGCTTCAGTCTGGTCATggtacacaaaacaaaacaaacattaaccaCAGGAAAGCAGTATACAAAGTTAACAAACTCCAGGGTGTTATGAGTGTAAGGTTAGTTCGCTCCGCAGCCTCGTTTCTTTAGATTGCTAACCGTTAGCTTgtctgttagcttgttagctcaTTCAGAACACTCACCATTGTGACTTGTTTTTTCTAGTATTCCGGCCCTCTCGGCGAAATGCTTCACGGAGGACTATTAAATTTCACCTGGCTGAGAAAGGGACGACAAGACGCGAGATATGTTCAACGTGGAAATATTTTCGTAGCGCTACGAACTCTGTAAGCTGTGTTGCATGCAGTCGGTCCAAACGTTCACGGCACGTGTGGGGTACCGCACATGCGCACTGGAGACACATGCTAAAAACGACAGGAAGTGCTTTTATTATgcttcatttatttcttttaaccaATGAAAGGACGCTtactttatatattatatattataacaattatataacaaaaataaaataataacaataataattaaaaatccTGATCCTGGAAATAatgtaacaaaataataaaaacagtaacaataaaaacaattattcTGATTATATACTTCCAATAACAACTATTGGAAGTAAATTATATTTTCAGTATGTATTTCACATTATTACTGTGTTAGATTTATTGTTATGTTTAACTTATACTTGTACTTGTATTTAACTTAccctgtgtatgtgtttttgttttgtattccgtttttttactgcttttttccccaacaaaaagagtttatttatttttcatgaaaagTTAACTCATTCCAATTAACAGTTTCATGCTTTAAATCacaatataaatgtattttatattatatttgtcATTACAactcaatatatccttattgtctgaagtttttttttcagaaaatacAATGTATATATAgtattttctgaaaaaaaaaccttcatatattttatattttatatatttatatatatatatatatatatatatatatatatataaaacaatatatccttattgtaagggttttttttcagaaaatactatgtatatatatatatatatatatatatatacatagtattttctgaaaaaaaaacccttcagacaataaggatatattgttttatatatatatatatatatatatatatatatatttttttttttttttttttttttaactaactcGTCTGAACAGCACAGCGTAGTAGGAATAATAAGaatgttgaaataaatgcaTGCAAAATGAATGGAGGAAAATAAGATTCAGGATTTCTCAATCACATTTTCCAGACCAAGAAAGaatatttaaagttttgcaaagtcatggatttttttcatgtgtatGTAAGTAATTAAATGGCAAATTTAGCTGTAGagcaggtttaaaaaaaaaatagaaaattagtaATGGaacagttttgaaattttgtccgtGAAATAGTGTGGGAAtcctgtaaataaaaataataaaataaataaaggcaaTACACTCATTTGAAGTCTAAAGAGGTCAATTTTTGGTGTCAGATTGATTTATATTAATGCACTGCTCACATTATCTATGGAAAAAGACAGTCTTTTGTTAGTGAATTTAATCTAAATATGAAATTTAGGATTACTATATGATGGATGATGTGAATCTAGCCAGTGTATATTTATGCatcataaaataaagtaaaataattcaTTAAAGTATCAGTAATGAACCTGGAAAACATCTTGCCAAAATCTCTGAACATGatgccaaaacaaacaaaatatatttctatCTTTCACTACTGTACAGTTTGTGGCTGTGTCCCACTCTTTGTCTCCGTGGCAACAGAgggcgctctctcattggctcaGCGGTACTTTTGCTAGTAAGGACCGCGCTGTGCATTTTGGGTAGGGCACTTTCACGTCAGCCATATTGCTACATCGTCCCGActgaaggagagaggggagatgaAGGGGATTCGGGGAATTAGTCAGCTATCGGTAAGGACTTAGTTAACTTATACTGTATAGTCATGTGTCGGGACAACTGTACACACACTAGCCGACTGTTTTACTCTGTGTTTGATTGTTGAACGGTGTAAAAAGTCAGGGTCGTGTCCGGACAAGGTGTGATGAAGAGCAGACGAGGAAGCTGGAGCTAGTCGTGTCTCTGTGCTTAACTCAACCGGCACTTACCTAACTGATAACGTTACATCATTAACACCAGACAAGTCGGGttatacatttaaaatcacttttAAACCATATTTTACTCCACTCGGGCTTTAAAAAGAAAGCTAGCTTCTTGTAACGTTACACTTACTTTAGCATCCCCATCCACTAATGTTGACGTTAGTTTAGGCTTATGCGGCTCACTTACCTTACATTTATACCAGATTATTCAACTTTACTGACATTTTAGACTTGAGTTTTGCGTTATACAACATCATTGTTAACCTAAAGTAAAGCAGTGCTTTCTAATGTAACAAAATGAACCTTATGTGGTGATAAATCAGTCCAGCTCAACCAGCACTACACTCTTTTttgtaaacataaaaacatagttatgagtGAGGTAGTTTGATTTCCTATGTTTAGTGAAAGGCGACTATAAGCATTTTAATGTGCAGATTGAGATGCTAATACAGATATAAAAtaagtgactgactgactgtaaCGTTACATGAGCTGTCAAAGGTCAGAAATCATAATCGTAAAAGCTCTAGGAACTTGATAGACCTCTCATCCATTTTGGTTTGATATGCAAAATTATCTGCTGAATAAGATAATGTGTAAGCTGCAGAAGAGACACTAAATAGCCATTGTGGTAAGAGTTTTTTGTCATCTATTTCAAAGATTCAGTTTGCAGGAGTTAGGGGTATATATTAGCTGAAATGtcatataataagtatgttttctttagtatataatcacctgaaaaaaaaaaaaagtaagaacCACTGTTGTGATCTTGTTACctcaaaatgagctgtttatatctacacagggagtgggtccttgtccacagagaTCGCCAccgctatgtttctacagtagcccagaacagacaaaccaaatactggctctagtAAGGGCCATTCATGTTGGCTATCCTAGTTAGTAGCCTCTCCACAATGAAAGCATcagaaaaagacagattttttaACATGACATTTGATCCCTTTATTCCGTCTGTGGATTATTCAGCTCCCAGCACAAACTTCCTGAACAACGAACACTGAATGAATTTTAGCCacgagaagttttagctggttgcaatctgcaatgcTTACTGaaaaatgccactaaatccccctgagTCTTACACACTACTTTCAGTCAGTTTAGGGCCATTACTATTATGTCAGATTTCTGTATGGTCAAGTGAAAGTTTTatcaaaatgccaaatgttCAGGGTGTCCAGCAACACTATATCTACTATGGGAGGAAGTATGTacaaatggaataaaataattAGTTTTGAGATAAGTATGTTGTGTGTAAGATGCAATCCCTGATCCCAGATTCCACCATGTCACAATCGTACACgtctctgttctgttctgttccttCCCCCCTCCTCAAATTGCCATTGCCAGCAACACATTAGTTGTAATGTCCCGCCTTCCCATGTTCTCTATTTTTCCAGACGAGGCTTTATGCGGCCCAGGCTGCCCGTAAGGTGGAGTTCAGTGGGGCCGCCGAACACGTTAAGTTTCAGCCGCAGGATGTGCAGGTCAGTGGTTGTTGACTTGTGTCTCTTCTCCACAGAGACAGTTCCATGTGGCTGCCAGAAGAGGCCAGTCCCTTGCCCAGCCTCTTGCTGGCCTCAAGCTCTCTCCAGGGACTGCCCACTCCTTCCAGGATGTCCATGTACGTTGTGGAGTGATGAGGATGAGTTGGCTGGGTTCAGTCAATCTGAGAATGAAGAGATGAGTTAGGTTGTCTGTAGGAAAAGACACATTGCTTATGTTTATGCTTTAACTGTTCGTCTCTTCTCATTGTGTTGAGAATAATTGGTCAAATCATCTAATTAAATGCCCAAATGATCTTAGATGTCCCTTTATAGTGTACACTGAGACCTGTTGGTTTACATGTGATGAAACTAAAGGATGACTTTATATGTGTCCTTCTGTGCAGGTGACCAGACTGCCTAGTGGGCTAGTGATCGCCTCCCTGGAGAACTATTCCCCAGCCTCCAAGATTGGAGTGTTTATCAAGGCTGGCTGTCGTTATGAGACCCCTGACAACCAGGGGGTCACCCACCTCCTCCGGCTGGCCTCCAACCTGGTATGATACTTCATACATAGCATATTTTAAGCTTGGTACACTTTCGAACATTTGTTAATGATTCAGTATTCTTTTGGTTGCCCATTCTCCCCCAGTTTTACTATAATATTATTCATATGGCTGTATGGTGTTGACTTTCAATTCCTACTTTTCCAGACAACCAAAGGAGCGTCATCTTTTAAGATATGCCGAGGTATTGAAGCAGTGGGAGGCAGCCTGAGGTCAGTAACCTCCCATAAAGGTCATAACACATCATTGTATACAAGTGTCTGTCTTGGTCAGTATTCTTATTTGGATAtctgtttctctgcagtgtgactTCATCCAGGGAGAATATGATCTACACCGTTGACTGCTTGAGAGATGACATGTGAGTTTTTGAATAATATCAGCATTGTGTTTAATGCTGCACGAGTCAGAAATGAGCAATGTCCCATGTTTCTAGTATAAGGAGAAGACATGCTTTCAGTATCTGTTAGACTAGACAGATGGTTGTAAAACACTTTTGAGCTTGAATTAATGTCAGTAATATGAAGATAACATTATGTGAAATCAGTTTCTCACACTATATTTTCATGAAACAAACACTGGTATGTAGAGGATGTTCACTGGAGAGGCAGCTCATGCAGCAGGAGGCACAGTTTCAGCAGCTCATGTGTgacacatttttcttctttttcgtTGTTTGCCTGCAGTGACACAGTAATGGAGTATTTGATCAACGTGACAACAGCCCCAGAGTTCCGGGCATGGGAGGTGTCAGATCTCACGCCCCGAGTGAAGATGGAC from Epinephelus fuscoguttatus linkage group LG20, E.fuscoguttatus.final_Chr_v1 includes:
- the snu13b gene encoding SNU13 homolog, small nuclear ribonucleoprotein b (U4/U6.U5), which produces MTEAAVNPKAYPLADATLTKTILDLVQQASNYKQLRKGANEATKTLNRGIAEFIVMAADAEPLEIILHLPLLCEDKNVPYVFVRSKQALGRACGVSRPVIATSVTIKEGSQLKPQIQSVQMAIERLLV